Proteins from a genomic interval of Solea solea chromosome 10, fSolSol10.1, whole genome shotgun sequence:
- the thumpd1 gene encoding THUMP domain-containing protein 1 — protein MSAVPNELRKRNKKRYAGGHHNKRYKGSRELEVGMEGILITCNMNEKKCTAEAFNLLNEYADKLYGPEKLHGNAGSSSDEEEAEEEDVDVALKKEVAQLQASRTKQERRFLALDSGANNVIFIRTQNLESDKLVHHILSDLHTTKKKKSRVILRMLPVTGTCKAFQEDIVRYLTTFLEPWFKTPNYATYQIAFKARNSSHNKRDEIIKAVAGLVGKLNPKNKVDLTNPELTIIVEVIKAVCCISVVKDYTLYRKYNVQEIVKVDAPKPDATSAKTDANTPEEEGNQKEGDTKHEDKTGDEENGKNVSQDDKEVDKGQGEGE, from the exons ATGTCGGCTGTGCCAAACGAGTTGAGGAAACGGAACAAGAAGCGGTATGCGGGCGGACACCACAACAAGCGGTATAAGGGCTCCCGTGAGCTGGAGGTGGGTATGGAGGGAATCCTTATCACCTGCAACATGAACGAGAAGAAGTGCACAGCCGAGGCCTTCAACCTGCTCAATGAATACGCCGACAAGCTCTATGGACCCGAGAAG TTGCATGGTAATGCTGGGAGCAGCAGTGATGAAGAAGaggctgaagaagaagatgttgATGTTGCACTAAAGAAAGAAGTGGCACAGCTGCAAGCGTCTAGAACGAAACAGGAGAGACGCTTCCTGGCTTTGGACAGTGGGGCAAACAACGTAATCTTCATCAGAACTCAAAATCTGG AATCTGACAAGTTGGTTCATCACATCCTGTCTGATCTCCACACCACCAAGAAGAAAAAGTCTCGTGTGATCCTTCGGATGCTGCCA GTAACTGGAACATGCAAGGCCTTCCAGGAGGATATAGTGAGGTACCTGACTACTTTCTTGGAACCATGGTTCAAAACCCCAAACTATGCTACCTATCAGATCGCCTTCAAGGCCcgcaacagcagccacaacaagaGAGATGAAATCATCAAAGCAGTTGCAG GTCTTGTGGGGAAGCTGAATCCAAAAAACAAAGTGGATTTGACAAACCCAGAACTGACGATCATTGTCGAGGTCATCAAGGCCGTGTGTTGCATCAGTGTGGTTAAGGACTATACACTGTATAGAAAGTACAACGTTCAGGAAATAGTCAAGGTGGATGCACCAAAGCCTGACGCGACCTCAGCAAAAACTGATGCAAACACACCCGAGGAGGAGGGAAATCAGAAGGAAGGGGACACAAAACATGAGGACAAGACAGGTGATGAggaaaatggcaaaaatgtgTCACAGGACGACAAGGAGGTTGATAAGGGCCAAGGTGAAGGAGAATAA
- the LOC131466439 gene encoding THUMP domain-containing protein 1-like produces MSAVPNESRKRNRKRYAYGYFHTKRHKGPRELDVGMEGILVTCNNEKTCTPEALNLLSEYADKLYGPDSLHDGAESINEELEAGAPRPQQEKYFQAMKSGAHNVIFIRTQNFEPDKLVHSILSDLHTTKEKKSNEILRMLPVTGTCMAFHEEIVRYLTTFLEPWFRTPNYATYHIAFKGRDIGYKKTDEIMKSIAGVLGRLNRKNKLELTNPQLTIIIEVIKAVCCISVVRDYKLYRKYNIQEILKVDAPKPDATSAKTDANKPEEEGNQKEEETKHEDKTGDEENGKNVSEDDKEVDKGQGEGE; encoded by the exons ATGTCGGCCGTGCCAAACGAGTCGAGGAAACGGAACAGAAAGCGATATGCGTACGGATACTTTCATACCAAGCGGCACAAGGGTCCCCGGGAGCTGGACGTGGGCATGGAGGGAATCCTCGTCACCTGCAACAACGAGAAGACGTGCACACCAGAGGCCCTCAACCTGCTCAGTGAATACGCTGACAAGCTCTATGGACCGGATTCG TTGCATGATGGTGCTGAGAGCATCAATGAGGAACTAGAGGCTGGAGCACCGAGACCACAACAGGAGAAATACTTCCAGGCTATGAAGAGTGGGGCACACAATGTGATCTTCATCAGAACTCAAAATTTTG AACCTGACAAGTTGGTTCATTCCATCCTGTCTGATCTTCACACCACCAAGGAGAAAAAGTCCAATGAGATTCTCCGGATGCTGCCA GTAACTGGAACATGCATGGCCTTCCATGAGGAAATAGTGAGGTACCTGACTACTTTCTTGGAACCATGGTTCAGAACACCAAACTATGCTACCTATCACATTGCCTTCAAGGGCCGCGACATCGGCTACAAGAAGACAGATGAAATCATGAAATCAATTGCAG GTGTTCTGGGGAGGTTGAATCGTAAAAACAAACTGGAGTTGACAAACCCACAACTGACAATCATCATTGAGGTTATCAAGGCTGTGTGTTGCATCAGTGTGGTTAGAGACTATAAACTGTATAGAAAGTACAACATTCAGGAAATACTAAAAGTGGATGCACCAAAGCCTGATGCGACCTCAGCAAAAACTGATGCAAACAAACCCGAGGAGGAGGGGAATCAGAAGGAAGAGGAGACAAAACATGAAGACAAGACGGGTGATGAggaaaatggcaaaaatgttTCGGAGGACGACAAGGAGGTTGATAAGGGTCAAGGTGAAGGAGAGTAA
- the eri2 gene encoding ERI1 exoribonuclease 2: MSTRKLAKELGLLRQRSQSSTGSKKSLVSNQIFSYLIVIDFESTCWKEKNNYSQEVIEFPAVLLNTSSGEVESEFHTYVQPQEHPTLSEFCTELTGITQMQVEAGIPLRICLSRFCRWLQNLQLEMGVVFPNSQQRCSAPSPSQKLCTFLTWSDWDLGVCLQYECKRKQLHKPDVLNSWIDLRSTYRLFYNRKPKGLNGALQDLGIQFTGREHSGLDDARNTAQLAVRMMRDGCVMKITRSLERTPSVVNPVFGNLTSDKTKVKPNINKEENILITNSSSTISSESCQIKSRSAGNAVNLDPKENSVQESVQNLISPKTILNAATAPLWGHSRTTVTAVAVTDLSSVLVTTSSPHSSSNKSLVLCSTTLGCLSHLPQPNQVTKTGLIVQLEKDESEEFSVETEERCGSYDDVVLENDNIMNEADGECCGAEYVSDFDSGCYVEDEPQHLHLTKAQVTLKDNMSAGMDSETIRLSTTSAKKSRTDQSNKMGHLTTISEPYFAVPKTVICGSKTNLHKSGHKISPQIQDKSYGVLKNNKTNTPSPLGHKTFIPGNTSTPNTSFTKPKAVMQIRKNTETPRSSFTIYTDSARQAGPPSHSSSFSTLNTPKNVLRSLPANTHSSCINRSSTSVTTKRGQKITSPLCSCGRRAKRQVVSNGGPNHDRGFYCCPVRRSGSGGRIQKGCEFFKWESSLMKSVSLAALASVSLGQINSTFNCLPQQRLTLRKSY; encoded by the exons ATGTCGACAAGGAAACTGGCCAA AGAGCTTGGGTTATTAAGGCAGCGGAGTCAGTCTTCCACTGGGTCAAAGAAGTCACTTGTGTCCA ATCAAATATTTTCATACCTGATTGTGATTGATTTTGAGTCTACATGctggaaagagaaaaacaactatAGCCAGGAAGTTA TTGAGTTCCCTGCTGTTTTGCTGAACACGTCCTCAGGAGAAGTTGAGTCTGAGTTTCACACATATGTTCAACCCCAAGAACATCCTACTCTCTCTGAGTTCTGCACTGAGCTGACTGGGATCACACAG ATGCAAGTAGAGGCAGGGATCCCCCTCCGGATCTGTCTGTCTCGATTCTGCCGCTGGCTGCAAAACCTGCAGCTTGAGATGGGTGTAGTCTTTCCCAACAGCCAACAGAGATGTTCTGCACCTTCACCTTCTCAAAAGCTGTGTACTTTCCTCACATGGTCag ACTGGGATCTTGGAGTTTGTTTGCAGTACGAGTGTAAACGTAAGCAGCTCCATAAACCTGATGTGCTCAACAGCTGGATAGACCTGAGAAGCACATACAGA CtattttacaacaggaaacctAAAGGCCTGAATGGGGCCCTGCAAGATCTAGGAATTCAGTTTACAGGGAGAGAACATTcag ggTTGGATGATGCCCGAAATACAGCTCAGCTGGCAGTGAGAATGATGAGGGATGGGTGTGTGATGAAGATCACCAGAAGCCTTGAGAGG ACCCCATCCGTGGTCAATCCTGTGTTTGGAAACCTAACTTCAGACAAGACAAAAGTAAAACCCAACAtcaataaagaagaaaatatccTTATTACAAACTCATCATCCACGATTTCCTCTGAATCCTGTCAAATAAAGTCACGTTCAGCGGGGAATGCTGTAAATCTTGACCCAAAAGAAAATTCAGTTCAGGAATCTGTCCAAAACCTGATCTCACCCAAGACAATTCTGAATGCTGCTACTGCACCACTTTGGGGACACAGCAGGACAACGGTTACAGCAGTGGCTGTCACTGACCTTTCTTCAGTTCTGGTAACCACTTCCTCACCACACAGTAGTAGTAACAAAAGCCTTGTTCTATGTTCTACTACTCTGGGCTGCCTATCTCATCTGCCTCAACCAAACCAGGTCACAAAAACTGGATTGATTGTGCAACTTGAGAAAGATGAAAGTGAAGAATTTTCAGTggaaacagaggagaggtgTGGTTCATATGACGATGTGGTGCTGGAGAATGATAATATTATGAATGAAGCTGATGGAGAATGTTGTGGCGCTGAGTACGTATCAGATTTTGACAGTGGGTGTTACGTAGAAGATGAAcctcaacatttacatttaacaaaggCTCAGGTCACATTAAAGGACAACATGAGTGCTGGGATGGACTCTGAGACCATTCGCCTTTCCACAACATCTGCAAAGAAGAGCAGGACAGATCAGTCAAACAAGATGGGGCATCTCACAACAATCTCAGAGCCATATTTTGCTGTGCCAAAGACTGTTATTTGTGGCTCCAAAACAAATTTGCACAAATCAGGACATAAGATATCTCCACAAATCCAAGACAAGTCATATGGAGtcctaaaaaacaacaaaacaaacacaccatctCCACTAGGGCACAAAACGTTCATTCCTGGAAACACATCCACACCTAATACTTCATTTACCAAACCCAAAGCAGTTATGCAAAtcaggaaaaacacagagactccAAGGTCTTCCTTCACCATCTACACTGACTCAGCAAGACAGGCTGGACCCCCCTCTCATTCTTCCTCATTCAGCACTCTTAACACACCCAAGAATGTCCTCCGCTCTTTGCCAgccaacacacactcatcatgTATCAACCGTTCCTCCACTTCTGTGACAACGAAAAGAGGACAGAAGATCACATCCCCACTGTGCTCATGTGGACGCCGTGCCAAGCGTCAGGTTGTGTCAAATGGTGGTCCGAACCATGACCGGGGGTTTTACTGCTGTCCAGTCCGCCGCTCAGGCAGTGGAGGCAGGATCCAGAAGGGATGCGAGTTCTTCAAATGGGAATCATCCCTGATGAAGAGTGTCTCCCTGGCTGCTCTGGCCTCTGTGTCACTGGGCCAGATCAACTCGACTTTTAACTGTCTTCCACAACAGAGGCTAACGCTACGAAAAAGTTATTAA
- the LOC131467200 gene encoding RNA exonuclease 5-like isoform X1 — translation MMDPPSAATGGRGKRKKTSAAPEKNKRLKMGEDGEGMDGCVHPTHSPRISLLLNRLQQPVTLNELTELLHYAALGKTGGITQPSWCRLHHQRKVKGVNVVIVNGLTQSHFYKHYLTLQHLRITYTSRVTFTPSSQNIASEIFSSEVSNSDGPSIHQKKESVKMHKVNLCSGAALRCHPVITKFGTQTRGLTAYLLPLQEMIQRHYPVKGMPGFEDFVCTDSVNCVTDSSPLYGLDCEMCLTEKGNELTRVSLVDSDGNCVLDELVKPENRILDYLTRFSGITAAMLRPVTTTLRDVQAKIKALLPWDAVLVGHSLNGDLVALKLIHPHVIDTSLLYRKEFGQRFKLKVLAETVLKRQIQTEKKMGHDSIEDAAAALELAQYFIKTGPRQVLERHLEELWGYTLEEEKEEEITDSSAPSLSLRFADILQTLGRTVAFIGKRSAVALDLSNQQWHSSDKEVLASYRKQSQSSFLSVLQFSSFSDHVKRCVPEQEQRYQRVCANLRDMCVVFAGPFPAGFSEREVKRFFCCCGPVRKIKMLNTAVRVHAEVEFELLEGAVLALKMLNGLSLQGQSIKVQRPVNESMLDLDETLDALMGDALNTSSLYAIKTKLRTAESMNISAKVNGHTVGAQFPGASTIKTANGPCPTKAHNKASKLTEETVRETFGNFGAVQRVDLPAKPGKYARHASIKFESSHSKHAALTSEDLSMENYVICPSLTPSHLHSWVSLATTVDAEGEDTEKTHVHNSHQDQEMELMMRKLDRYLGKIFKSLPPCTLSVVVLPGHNSVHGELPGLCFMEVKSGSGGEQ, via the exons ATGATGGACCCTCCATCAGCAGCTACAGGTGGcagagggaaaagaaagaaaacctccGCAGCACCTGAAAAGAACAAGAGATTAAAAATGGGGGAAGATGGTGAGGGAATGGATGGGTGTGTGCATCCAACCCATTCACCGAGGATCTCTTTGCTGCTCAATCGACTCCAACAACCAGTGACACTGAATGAGCTGACAGAGCTGCTGCATTATGCCGCTCTGGGGAAGACAGGTGGCATCACACAGCCGAG TTGGTGTCGTCTCCACCATCAGAGGAAGGTTAAAGGTGTGAACGTTGTCATCGTAAAcggtctgacccagagtcactTTTACAAGCACTACCTCACTCTGCAACACCTCAGGATCACCTACACCTCT AGGGTCACCTTCACTCCATCGTCTCAAAACATCGCATCTGAAATCTTTAGCAGTGAAGTTTCCAACTCAGATGGTCCATCGATTCATCAAAAAAAGGAAAGCGTTAAAATGCACAAAG TTAATTTGTGTTCTGGTGCAGCACTGAGGTGTCACCCGGTCATCACCAAGTTTGGAACACAGACCAGAGGACTGACAGCGTATTTACTCCCCCTGCAGGAGATGATCCAGCGTCACTACCCTGTCAAAG GAATGCCAGGTTTTGAAGATTTTGTGTGTACAGACAGCGTGAACTGCGTGACTGACAGCAGTCCTTTGTATGGCCTTGACTGTGAAATG tgtctgACAGAAAAGGGCAACGAGCTAACCCGTGTTTCTCTGGTGGATAGTGATGGGAACTGTGTGCTGGACGAGCTGGTGAAACCAGAGAACCGCATCCTCGACTACCTCACCag GTTCTCTGGCATTACCGCGGCAATGTTGCGACCCGTCACGACGACCCTGCGGGACGTGCAGGCAAAGATAAAGGCGCTGTTGCCATGGGATGCTGTTCTAGTCGGGCATTCACTTAATGGTGACCTTGTTGCACTCAAA CTCATCCACCCTCATGTAATCGACACGTCGCTGCTGTACAGGAAAGAGTTTGGACAGAGGTTTAAGCTCAAGGTTTTGGCGGAGACAGTTCTGAA GAGGCAAATACAAACTGAAAAGAAGATGGGTCACGATTCTATTGAGgatgctgcagcagcactggAGCTGGCCCAGTACTTTATTAAAACAGGACCTCGTCAG GTTTTAGAGCGTCATCTGGAGGAGCTGTGGGGATACACattggaggaggaaaaggaggaggagatcaCAGACTCATCTGCACCCTCGCTGAGTCTCAG GTTTGCAGACATATTACAGACACTTGGCCGGACAGTTGCATTTATAGGGAAGCGATCGGCTGTGGCCTTGGATCTGTCCAATCAGCAGTGGCACAGCTCTGATAAAGAG gTGTTGGCTTCCTACAGGAAACAGAGCCAGAGTTCATTTCTCTCAGTGCTTCAGTTTTCTTCCTTCTCAGACCACGTCAAGCGCTGCGTGCCCGAGCAGGAGCAGCGATACCAGAGA GTGTGTGCAAACCTTCGGGACATGTGCGTAGTATTCGCTGGGCCGTTCCCTGCAGGTTTCTCCGAGAGGGAAGTGAAGcgatttttttgttgctgtggaCCTGTTCGGAAAATCAAAATGCTGAACACAGCTGTCAGA GTTCATGCAGAGGTGGAGTTTGAGCTGCTGGAGGGAGCTGTGCTGGCTTTAAAGATGCTGAATGGATTAAGTTTGCAAGGACAATCCATCAAG GTCCAGAGGCCTGTTAATGAGTCCATGCTGGACCTGGATGAAACTCTTGATGCTTTAATGGGTGACGCTCTCAACACCAGTTCCCTGTATGCCATTAAAACAAAGCTCAGAACGGCTGAGAGCATGAACATTTCTGCAAAGGTCAACGGACACACAGTAGGTGCACAATTTCCGGGTGCATCTACCATTAAAACTGCCAATGGTCCGTGTCCGACTAAAGCACACAATAAAGCATCTAAACTGACTGAGGAAACAGTCAGAGAGACCTTTGGCAACTTTGGAGCTGTGCAGAGAGTCGACCTGCCTGCCAAACCTGGAAAATATGCAAGACACGCCTCCATAA AGTTTGAGAGTTCACACAGTAAACATGCAGCTCTGACCTCTGAGGATCTCTCCATGGAAAACTACGTCATCTGTCCATCCCTGACTCCATCTCACCTACATTCCTGGGTTTCACTGGCAACTACAGTGGATGCTGAGGGGGAGGACACGGAAAAAACCCACGTGCACAACAGTCATCAG GACCAGGAAATGGAGCTCATGATGAGGAAGTTGGACCGCTACCTGGGGAAGATCTTCAAATCTCTTCCACCCTGCACCTTGTCTGTGGTTGTGCTGCCTGGACACAACAG CGTTCATGGTGAACTTCCTGGTTTGTGCTTCATGGAGGTGAAATCAGGGTCTGGAGGAGAACAGTGA
- the LOC131467200 gene encoding RNA exonuclease 5-like isoform X2, whose translation MMDPPSAATGGRGKRKKTSAAPEKNKRLKMGEDGEGMDGCVHPTHSPRISLLLNRLQQPVTLNELTELLHYAALGKTGGITQPSWCRLHHQRKVKGVNVVIVNGLTQSHFYKHYLTLQHLRITYTSRVTFTPSSQNIASEIFSSEVSNSDGPSIHQKKESVKMHKALRCHPVITKFGTQTRGLTAYLLPLQEMIQRHYPVKGMPGFEDFVCTDSVNCVTDSSPLYGLDCEMCLTEKGNELTRVSLVDSDGNCVLDELVKPENRILDYLTRFSGITAAMLRPVTTTLRDVQAKIKALLPWDAVLVGHSLNGDLVALKLIHPHVIDTSLLYRKEFGQRFKLKVLAETVLKRQIQTEKKMGHDSIEDAAAALELAQYFIKTGPRQVLERHLEELWGYTLEEEKEEEITDSSAPSLSLRFADILQTLGRTVAFIGKRSAVALDLSNQQWHSSDKEVLASYRKQSQSSFLSVLQFSSFSDHVKRCVPEQEQRYQRVCANLRDMCVVFAGPFPAGFSEREVKRFFCCCGPVRKIKMLNTAVRVHAEVEFELLEGAVLALKMLNGLSLQGQSIKVQRPVNESMLDLDETLDALMGDALNTSSLYAIKTKLRTAESMNISAKVNGHTVGAQFPGASTIKTANGPCPTKAHNKASKLTEETVRETFGNFGAVQRVDLPAKPGKYARHASIKFESSHSKHAALTSEDLSMENYVICPSLTPSHLHSWVSLATTVDAEGEDTEKTHVHNSHQDQEMELMMRKLDRYLGKIFKSLPPCTLSVVVLPGHNSVHGELPGLCFMEVKSGSGGEQ comes from the exons ATGATGGACCCTCCATCAGCAGCTACAGGTGGcagagggaaaagaaagaaaacctccGCAGCACCTGAAAAGAACAAGAGATTAAAAATGGGGGAAGATGGTGAGGGAATGGATGGGTGTGTGCATCCAACCCATTCACCGAGGATCTCTTTGCTGCTCAATCGACTCCAACAACCAGTGACACTGAATGAGCTGACAGAGCTGCTGCATTATGCCGCTCTGGGGAAGACAGGTGGCATCACACAGCCGAG TTGGTGTCGTCTCCACCATCAGAGGAAGGTTAAAGGTGTGAACGTTGTCATCGTAAAcggtctgacccagagtcactTTTACAAGCACTACCTCACTCTGCAACACCTCAGGATCACCTACACCTCT AGGGTCACCTTCACTCCATCGTCTCAAAACATCGCATCTGAAATCTTTAGCAGTGAAGTTTCCAACTCAGATGGTCCATCGATTCATCAAAAAAAGGAAAGCGTTAAAATGCACAAAG CACTGAGGTGTCACCCGGTCATCACCAAGTTTGGAACACAGACCAGAGGACTGACAGCGTATTTACTCCCCCTGCAGGAGATGATCCAGCGTCACTACCCTGTCAAAG GAATGCCAGGTTTTGAAGATTTTGTGTGTACAGACAGCGTGAACTGCGTGACTGACAGCAGTCCTTTGTATGGCCTTGACTGTGAAATG tgtctgACAGAAAAGGGCAACGAGCTAACCCGTGTTTCTCTGGTGGATAGTGATGGGAACTGTGTGCTGGACGAGCTGGTGAAACCAGAGAACCGCATCCTCGACTACCTCACCag GTTCTCTGGCATTACCGCGGCAATGTTGCGACCCGTCACGACGACCCTGCGGGACGTGCAGGCAAAGATAAAGGCGCTGTTGCCATGGGATGCTGTTCTAGTCGGGCATTCACTTAATGGTGACCTTGTTGCACTCAAA CTCATCCACCCTCATGTAATCGACACGTCGCTGCTGTACAGGAAAGAGTTTGGACAGAGGTTTAAGCTCAAGGTTTTGGCGGAGACAGTTCTGAA GAGGCAAATACAAACTGAAAAGAAGATGGGTCACGATTCTATTGAGgatgctgcagcagcactggAGCTGGCCCAGTACTTTATTAAAACAGGACCTCGTCAG GTTTTAGAGCGTCATCTGGAGGAGCTGTGGGGATACACattggaggaggaaaaggaggaggagatcaCAGACTCATCTGCACCCTCGCTGAGTCTCAG GTTTGCAGACATATTACAGACACTTGGCCGGACAGTTGCATTTATAGGGAAGCGATCGGCTGTGGCCTTGGATCTGTCCAATCAGCAGTGGCACAGCTCTGATAAAGAG gTGTTGGCTTCCTACAGGAAACAGAGCCAGAGTTCATTTCTCTCAGTGCTTCAGTTTTCTTCCTTCTCAGACCACGTCAAGCGCTGCGTGCCCGAGCAGGAGCAGCGATACCAGAGA GTGTGTGCAAACCTTCGGGACATGTGCGTAGTATTCGCTGGGCCGTTCCCTGCAGGTTTCTCCGAGAGGGAAGTGAAGcgatttttttgttgctgtggaCCTGTTCGGAAAATCAAAATGCTGAACACAGCTGTCAGA GTTCATGCAGAGGTGGAGTTTGAGCTGCTGGAGGGAGCTGTGCTGGCTTTAAAGATGCTGAATGGATTAAGTTTGCAAGGACAATCCATCAAG GTCCAGAGGCCTGTTAATGAGTCCATGCTGGACCTGGATGAAACTCTTGATGCTTTAATGGGTGACGCTCTCAACACCAGTTCCCTGTATGCCATTAAAACAAAGCTCAGAACGGCTGAGAGCATGAACATTTCTGCAAAGGTCAACGGACACACAGTAGGTGCACAATTTCCGGGTGCATCTACCATTAAAACTGCCAATGGTCCGTGTCCGACTAAAGCACACAATAAAGCATCTAAACTGACTGAGGAAACAGTCAGAGAGACCTTTGGCAACTTTGGAGCTGTGCAGAGAGTCGACCTGCCTGCCAAACCTGGAAAATATGCAAGACACGCCTCCATAA AGTTTGAGAGTTCACACAGTAAACATGCAGCTCTGACCTCTGAGGATCTCTCCATGGAAAACTACGTCATCTGTCCATCCCTGACTCCATCTCACCTACATTCCTGGGTTTCACTGGCAACTACAGTGGATGCTGAGGGGGAGGACACGGAAAAAACCCACGTGCACAACAGTCATCAG GACCAGGAAATGGAGCTCATGATGAGGAAGTTGGACCGCTACCTGGGGAAGATCTTCAAATCTCTTCCACCCTGCACCTTGTCTGTGGTTGTGCTGCCTGGACACAACAG CGTTCATGGTGAACTTCCTGGTTTGTGCTTCATGGAGGTGAAATCAGGGTCTGGAGGAGAACAGTGA